The Macadamia integrifolia cultivar HAES 741 chromosome 3, SCU_Mint_v3, whole genome shotgun sequence genome segment GTCGTCGATTTGCACTCTTCTTCGTCTCCGACGACAAGGCAACCAGAATAGTCCTAAACACCAGCTATTTCGCCGAAAAACTTCTCTACCCAGATGCCACCCACCTCAAGAACAAGAAGCAAGTTAACCGTGTCACCTTGAGACTCGCCGGCCGGAATCTGTCTCAGGCGGTGGTAGTCAACATGACCAATAACCATGAGTTTGTTCTTCACATTAACCCATCGGTGATGGAAGAAACCAATGTAGACAAGGCTATGGTATCGGCAATTCAACGAGGGATGGCTCGTGTCTGGGTTTGGGATGGAGAGATGAGTGCACCCACGTCCCTTCTTGATGGTATGGTTGAGTACGTCGGAATCTCTGCTGGGTTCGCTGCAACTTCGAATTATTCCGGTGATTTCGCGCCGGAATTATCTGACGGCAATAGTTGCTGGGAAGATAGGGACCGTTTGGCCGTCGCAAATTTCTTGGATTATTGTGAACGGGTCAGGCATGGGTTCATCGTCCGGTTGAACCAACACATGCGTGAAGGTTGGCACGTGCGAACGATGGATGATGCATTGGGTCTGCCAGCTCAGCAGTTGTGTTCATCCTATTATTATTCGACAATTCAGATACCACACACAATGGGACCCACACATTTTACAGAGTCAGGGTTAGGGAGCTGTGTGTCCACATGGGATTGATATCTATATCCTTTTCAATAATTAGGGGGTGGGCCCAACACCAAACGTGGATGGATGCAATTAACACATGCGTTTGATTAATGAGGGAGTTTACTTGTAGTAAACGATTCATATTTATTTAACCTATTCATTAATCTTGTTTTACAAGTTTTAAGATTAAATCATATTGGAATCCAATGATCAGATCACATGGAAATatcaaaaaaatgaagttttATTTCGTTTGAAATCACTGACTCAACTTTTCTTGTTTGTTAGGTGTTTTCTTATTACatcactttcctttctcttgcGTATCTGCGTTTATTTGAGGAAGagttgttggagaggatcttgacCCTCTCCAACCCCCCCTTCAAAGCCTAATTGCTTTGTTGCCAATCAATGAGCTAAAAGCTCATCCCTTCATGAGGTACTCTTTTAGACAGGTAGGACCTtaaaggagagttgaactcatgacttTTTAGTTATGAGTCGTTGGTTCAGGTCAACTGAAACATAATAAAATCGAATTCCATAGAAATTGATTGGGTTCTTGCTTCCTAGTTTTATAACTTTTCATAGGATGTGTAAACACATCAATCCCccacccaaccaaaaaaaaaaaaatgtacatatttcattaaattttttttacctcATGGCTCGCCCCTATCTTTAGAGAGAGGGGCTTGAAAGACTGGAACAAAACTACCATTTATTCTTGGGTGGACCAACCAAGCAACTCCATAGCGCGCTAGCTGATCATAGACCAAAGAAGTAGTGGCGTGGTGCGTTAGcatgctcatcttcttcttgcttgTTGGGGTGTGTTAATGcaaaaaaatattgataaaaaaatcaacGTGAGAGGGggtgtagattgtagactacgTATACCTTGCTTGCTTAGAGAAACTTCTTCCCCCATcccctaaaaaataataataataataataataataataaataacctACTTGCTATTGAGCATCACATGGATTGGATTAGCATGGTCTTGCTAGCTAATTGATGTTCCCTTGCCGAGGTTTATGGGAGAGAAGTAACAATGGACCTATGTAAGGATGTcagaacaaaatcaaaattgaatcaaactgTTTGTATCAAAATTGTGAAACcatatttaataaatagtttggtttaattttaaaatttagaaTGTTTAGTTAAATGATTTAAACAGACAGTAAACCAATTAATATATAcatagtaagtttaagtcattcaatattAAGTTTACATgcatttcaattaaaaaaaaaaaaaaaaaaactaagtttACATTTAAcaactattaaaagaaaatatataatattaaaCATTTCAATTAAATAGCCTCAGTGATAAAGGGTAGTATAAGAAAGAACGTGGCCAGTGCTATTTAGCATTACAATTATACTAAGATTATTGGTGCCAGGACAGGGCATGTTAGCAtcccctctctatctctcttctcctcatGTGAATGACTTCGCTGTCCTTCTATATTCACAATCATTTTATCGCACCTCATTGCTGTACTCCATTATATATTGCTTTCTCACAGAACACTCTCCCTTAGAAACTAGTCTAAACTAACTTGCCTTCCCTTATCCTGATCCCCCAGTATAAAGAAATAGTCCTAAGCTGGTGTGGTTTTGGGACCAGTTTGTAGGGCTGGTCCCCCtgttacatttttctttttactgtCCTACTTAGAATGGTTCCTGTTGCACATGGGATCTTGGcatgaaaatcccataaaaatggggatacaaaaaataaataacattttGATTGGATTGTCACATCACAGTCATACTGAGATTAgatttttttctgttaaaaaatgTTAGTGTTCTCATTTGAGCCAGTCTTGGCCTCTTGGGTGTATACATTGTATCCTGGATGTTTCTTTGCCACAGGCTATAAGGCTAATTGGCT includes the following:
- the LOC122074881 gene encoding uncharacterized protein LOC122074881, whose translation is MEEHNLIQPLIATTTTNTNATAAASTTDDDITASISSIINRMVFLFFIAIVSIWANYEASKGFEVTIINDAGQSPAGRRFALFFVSDDKATRIVLNTSYFAEKLLYPDATHLKNKKQVNRVTLRLAGRNLSQAVVVNMTNNHEFVLHINPSVMEETNVDKAMVSAIQRGMARVWVWDGEMSAPTSLLDGMVEYVGISAGFAATSNYSGDFAPELSDGNSCWEDRDRLAVANFLDYCERVRHGFIVRLNQHMREGWHVRTMDDALGLPAQQLCSSYYYSTIQIPHTMGPTHFTESGLGSCVSTWD